A single window of Cytobacillus dafuensis DNA harbors:
- a CDS encoding YkvI family membrane protein, translating into MKTNWGAAFQIAAVYVGTVVGAGFATGREIVEFFSRFGFIGFISILMSGYIFIFLGSKLMRIAARIQATSYQELNEYLFGRLFGSVINLLMLLMLLGVCAVMLSGAGAVFEEQIGLSKYTGIFFTIGLSILVMILGTKGIFAVNTFVVPMMIAFSILLMIISISLPNFADQVLFIPFAEDGWKAVVAPFSYAAMNLSLAQAVLVPIATEIKDDQTIRWGGILGGGALTIILISSHFTLVMLPNLESYQIPMAVIMRTVASSFFWIYVFVIYGEIFTSVIGNVFGIERQVRKYIALPSIITVSFIFVICYFISLINYGTLLAYLYPIFGYLSIAFIVLLWMKPLDEGY; encoded by the coding sequence GTGAAAACAAACTGGGGGGCAGCCTTTCAAATTGCTGCAGTATATGTAGGAACAGTAGTTGGGGCTGGATTTGCAACCGGTCGTGAAATAGTTGAGTTTTTCTCTCGCTTTGGATTTATTGGATTCATTTCAATATTAATGAGCGGTTACATATTTATTTTTCTTGGTTCAAAATTAATGAGGATTGCAGCTCGAATTCAAGCAACATCTTATCAAGAACTGAATGAATACTTATTTGGAAGGCTCTTTGGTTCAGTTATCAATCTATTAATGCTCTTGATGCTGCTTGGAGTATGTGCTGTGATGCTTTCCGGGGCAGGAGCAGTATTTGAAGAACAAATTGGATTATCAAAATACACTGGAATATTTTTTACAATCGGCCTCTCCATTTTAGTTATGATATTAGGGACAAAAGGTATTTTTGCAGTCAATACATTTGTTGTCCCGATGATGATTGCTTTTAGTATTCTTCTAATGATTATTTCTATTTCACTCCCTAACTTTGCAGATCAAGTGTTGTTTATTCCATTTGCTGAAGACGGATGGAAGGCAGTTGTGGCACCATTTTCATATGCTGCTATGAATTTAAGCTTAGCTCAGGCTGTTTTAGTTCCAATAGCAACTGAAATTAAGGATGATCAAACAATTAGGTGGGGAGGAATTTTGGGAGGGGGAGCTTTAACAATTATTCTTATTTCAAGCCATTTTACGTTAGTAATGCTCCCTAATCTTGAATCTTATCAAATTCCTATGGCAGTAATTATGAGAACGGTTGCTTCTTCATTTTTTTGGATATATGTGTTCGTTATATATGGTGAAATTTTCACATCTGTGATTGGAAATGTATTCGGAATTGAACGACAAGTGAGGAAATATATCGCACTCCCAAGTATTATCACGGTTAGCTTCATTTTTGTTATTTGTTACTTCATTAGTTTAATAAATTATGGCACATTATTAGCTTACTTATACCCGATATTTGGATACTTAAGCATTGCTTTTATTGTATTACTATGGATGAAGCCTTTGGATGAGGGATACTAA
- a CDS encoding cbb3-type cytochrome c oxidase subunit I, with product MGIRLIKISSIYFAIGILLGYYMSSSHSYILTPVHVHINLLGWTSLTLAGILYHLFPNLAASKLGKWHFWLHNIGLPIMMLSLAILITTENGVMQKGTAIGATITSISILIFVYNILKNLKPNK from the coding sequence GTGGGAATCAGACTAATAAAAATTTCATCCATTTATTTTGCAATAGGGATTTTACTGGGGTATTATATGTCAAGTTCTCATTCCTATATCTTAACACCAGTGCATGTTCACATTAATCTACTTGGATGGACTTCATTAACATTAGCAGGGATACTTTATCATTTATTTCCGAATCTTGCAGCTTCAAAACTAGGGAAATGGCATTTCTGGCTTCATAATATTGGCTTGCCAATCATGATGTTATCTTTAGCCATTTTAATCACGACAGAGAATGGTGTAATGCAAAAAGGAACAGCCATTGGCGCTACTATAACTAGTATCAGTATTTTAATTTTTGTTTATAATATATTGAAAAATCTTAAACCAAATAAATAA
- the fadH gene encoding 2,4-dienoyl-CoA reductase, with protein sequence MKGKVVIVTGGSSGMGKYMAKRFAEANASVVITGRTIERLEEAKKEIETYSGQVLTVQMDVREIEHVKHMVAETIRTFGRIDHLINNAAGNFICPAEKLSANGWNSVINIVLNGTFYCSSEVGKYWIENGIKGSIINMVATYAWDAGAGVIHSAAAKAGVLSMTRTLAVEWGRKYGIRVNAIAPGPIERTGGADRLWESEEAAIRTINSVPLGRLGKPEEIAELAYFLLSNHAAYINGECITMDGGQWLNQFPF encoded by the coding sequence ATGAAAGGTAAAGTTGTCATTGTTACTGGCGGTTCAAGCGGCATGGGAAAATACATGGCAAAGCGTTTTGCCGAAGCAAATGCATCAGTCGTCATAACTGGAAGAACAATTGAACGCTTAGAGGAAGCAAAAAAAGAGATTGAAACATATTCAGGACAAGTGTTGACAGTTCAAATGGATGTAAGAGAAATAGAGCATGTTAAGCATATGGTTGCAGAAACCATTCGTACATTTGGGCGTATAGATCATCTTATTAATAATGCTGCGGGTAATTTTATTTGTCCAGCTGAAAAACTAAGTGCAAATGGTTGGAATTCGGTCATAAATATTGTCTTGAATGGGACATTTTATTGCTCAAGTGAAGTCGGAAAATATTGGATTGAAAATGGAATTAAGGGAAGTATAATTAATATGGTTGCTACATATGCATGGGATGCGGGTGCTGGTGTCATTCATTCCGCTGCAGCAAAAGCTGGTGTATTGTCAATGACAAGAACCTTAGCGGTAGAATGGGGAAGAAAATACGGAATAAGAGTAAATGCTATTGCGCCTGGTCCAATAGAGCGTACTGGTGGTGCTGATAGACTATGGGAATCTGAAGAGGCGGCAATTCGAACAATCAATAGTGTTCCATTAGGAAGACTTGGAAAACCAGAGGAAATAGCCGAATTAGCTTATTTTTTATTATCCAATCATGCAGCTTATATCAATGGAGAATGTATTACAATGGATGGAGGACAATGGTTGAATCAATTTCCATTCTAA
- a CDS encoding DinB family protein, whose amino-acid sequence MKIQEIRNHYETFSEWLLSLKQLENGNWSQPLDEGKWSVGAVISHLLLWDKYSLEKRFPYFEEGARLERFPDFQSVNDKAEEYAMKVSKDELIDELLKIRNQFMSMLSEMSEEKLETSFFIGDHALSIKDYFKDFVEHDIHHQKQVMQSIETIAAKK is encoded by the coding sequence ATGAAAATACAAGAAATCAGAAACCATTACGAGACATTTTCTGAATGGTTACTGTCCTTAAAGCAATTAGAAAATGGGAATTGGTCACAGCCTCTAGATGAAGGAAAATGGTCAGTAGGTGCAGTCATATCGCATCTTCTCTTATGGGATAAATATTCTTTAGAGAAACGCTTTCCTTATTTCGAGGAGGGCGCAAGGCTTGAACGGTTTCCAGACTTTCAATCGGTAAATGATAAAGCAGAAGAATATGCTATGAAAGTTTCAAAGGATGAATTGATTGATGAACTGCTAAAGATCAGAAATCAATTTATGTCTATGCTAAGTGAAATGTCAGAAGAAAAGCTCGAAACATCCTTTTTCATTGGGGATCATGCGTTATCAATTAAAGATTATTTTAAAGATTTTGTAGAACATGATATTCACCATCAAAAACAAGTGATGCAATCTATTGAAACAATCGCAGCGAAGAAATAA
- a CDS encoding RDD family protein, translated as METILEKNSYGEGDYEEKKEYGGFWLRFAAYLIDSIILGIPLGIITLLIFTLFFGAFGAFELILADPYADISEEQALALLGSYLGAFAIAFLINMAGVIAYYAGLHSSKWQATVGKKLLGLKVTDLNGNRISFWRALGRYLSLAFLSGILLIGFIIAAFTEKKQALHDLIAGTVVVKN; from the coding sequence GTGGAAACAATTTTAGAGAAAAACTCCTATGGCGAAGGGGACTATGAAGAAAAAAAGGAATACGGTGGATTCTGGCTTCGCTTTGCAGCATATTTAATTGATTCTATTATACTTGGAATTCCATTAGGGATCATTACGTTGCTCATTTTTACTCTCTTTTTTGGGGCATTTGGTGCTTTTGAGTTAATTCTAGCAGATCCTTATGCAGATATATCTGAAGAGCAAGCTTTAGCATTACTTGGATCATATTTGGGGGCATTTGCAATAGCATTTTTAATTAATATGGCAGGAGTTATTGCTTATTATGCAGGACTGCATTCATCAAAATGGCAGGCGACTGTTGGAAAAAAACTTTTGGGTTTAAAAGTTACGGATTTAAACGGCAATCGTATTTCTTTCTGGAGAGCATTAGGAAGATATTTATCATTAGCTTTTTTATCAGGAATCTTACTGATCGGTTTTATAATTGCGGCATTTACAGAAAAAAAGCAAGCACTTCATGATCTCATTGCAGGGACAGTTGTTGTAAAAAATTAA
- a CDS encoding PilZ domain-containing protein, producing MRYKREEAFRFQFREPLNGSLKIISINGQRENFFSDSIEIMDVSPNGLKFKTPLNLSIDDNKYFLEVTFIIEGRNIRLLGVPAWKKTEGSFFAYGFNGIKDEYTKQEIIHALKEYSKRVYDEQKNRK from the coding sequence ATGAGATATAAACGTGAAGAGGCATTTCGCTTCCAATTTCGGGAACCGCTTAATGGTTCCCTAAAAATAATTAGTATAAATGGTCAAAGGGAAAATTTTTTTAGCGATTCGATTGAAATTATGGATGTTAGTCCCAATGGTCTAAAATTCAAAACTCCATTAAATCTATCTATAGATGATAATAAATATTTTCTAGAGGTTACATTTATCATTGAAGGCAGAAACATTCGACTATTAGGAGTTCCAGCTTGGAAAAAAACGGAGGGTTCTTTTTTTGCCTACGGCTTTAATGGAATTAAAGATGAGTATACGAAGCAGGAAATTATTCATGCATTAAAAGAGTACTCTAAAAGGGTATACGACGAGCAAAAGAATCGGAAATAG
- a CDS encoding EAL domain-containing protein translates to MEKLQELLTTELNIIHTSKKIEGIIFEIILNHIKDMVFIMKVEAGKKFSYLFANEPGLKHANLTFDFIGKTLEEVLPFEIAYPLQKEYEKIIESKETVKFFDEISLPDGSKIVGESFLTPVLNENNEVHYVVSVTRDITSTLIEKKRLMESEQKFRSIVDHNLDGILTVSLKGIILEVNPAASIFTGFTGKQLTNRSIFDLIPDQEVEDFKELFLKTKYGFPSESLDCRFTHRKGNNITIHVKTAPIVINSEIVGIYVIIRDISEQSKNAETIKFMAFHDQLTGLLNRRALLRDLEDNISEAKNAKREFALLSIDLDRFKYLNDTLGHILGDKILIKVAERLSEISPNNCTAYRQGGDEFIILLPETDRQKASRFARNILLKFSSSFYLSSQEYYISPSIGISMFPNDGRDAETLIKNADEALFRVKEKGKAHFQFYRSDMNSIFKNVVELETLLRKAIEREELSLHYQPQVDLTTRKINSFEALLRWNNTTIGNIPPSDFIPLAEDTGLIIPIGNWVIDTACKQIRDWSEKGTEEYRIAINISPKQFQQHSLLSIIQQSIEKHCIKPNLLEIEITEGAMQDTKDTAPILSGLKELGVSISVDDFGTGYSSLNYLKKFPIDVLKIDQSFVRDILSNEKDAAITTTIIHLGKSLGMEVIAEGVETEEQAKFLRTANCFKAQGFLYSKPLPAKEIEKNYIR, encoded by the coding sequence ATGGAAAAGTTACAGGAACTATTAACGACTGAATTAAATATTATTCATACATCAAAGAAGATTGAAGGAATTATCTTTGAAATTATTCTTAATCATATTAAAGATATGGTCTTTATTATGAAGGTTGAAGCAGGAAAAAAATTTAGTTATCTATTTGCAAATGAGCCAGGATTAAAGCATGCAAATTTAACATTTGACTTCATCGGAAAAACGCTTGAAGAAGTTCTTCCATTCGAGATCGCTTATCCTTTACAGAAGGAATATGAAAAAATTATTGAATCTAAAGAAACGGTGAAATTTTTTGATGAAATTTCTTTACCTGATGGTAGTAAGATTGTTGGTGAATCATTTTTAACTCCTGTGTTGAATGAAAATAATGAGGTTCACTACGTCGTTTCGGTCACAAGGGATATTACAAGTACTTTAATTGAAAAGAAACGCTTAATGGAGAGCGAGCAAAAATTTCGTTCCATAGTGGACCATAATTTAGACGGCATTTTAACTGTTAGTTTAAAAGGAATCATTCTTGAGGTAAACCCTGCTGCAAGCATATTTACTGGTTTTACTGGTAAGCAGCTGACCAATCGTTCAATCTTTGATTTAATTCCCGATCAAGAAGTGGAAGATTTTAAAGAACTTTTTCTAAAGACAAAGTATGGCTTTCCAAGTGAATCTCTTGACTGCCGATTTACTCATAGGAAGGGTAATAATATAACTATTCATGTTAAGACAGCACCTATTGTTATTAATTCTGAAATAGTTGGCATTTATGTGATCATTCGTGACATTTCTGAGCAATCAAAAAATGCCGAAACTATAAAGTTTATGGCATTTCATGACCAGCTTACAGGGTTATTAAATAGAAGAGCTTTATTGAGAGATCTGGAAGACAATATTTCAGAAGCAAAAAATGCTAAAAGAGAATTCGCACTCCTTTCGATTGATTTAGATCGGTTTAAATATTTAAATGATACTTTAGGTCATATTTTGGGTGATAAAATATTAATTAAAGTGGCTGAAAGACTTTCTGAAATTAGTCCTAACAATTGCACAGCATACCGTCAAGGAGGAGACGAATTCATAATCCTTCTGCCTGAAACAGACCGGCAAAAAGCGAGTAGATTTGCTCGAAATATATTATTGAAATTTTCGAGTTCATTTTATTTGAGCTCACAAGAATACTATATTTCACCGAGTATTGGTATTAGCATGTTTCCTAACGATGGCAGGGATGCCGAGACTCTAATCAAAAATGCAGATGAGGCATTATTCCGAGTAAAAGAAAAAGGAAAAGCCCATTTCCAATTTTACCGTTCTGATATGAATTCCATATTTAAGAATGTGGTAGAACTGGAAACTCTTTTAAGAAAAGCTATTGAGCGTGAAGAATTGTCGCTTCACTATCAGCCTCAGGTCGATTTAACGACAAGGAAAATAAATAGTTTTGAAGCGTTGCTACGTTGGAACAATACTACGATTGGTAATATCCCTCCATCAGATTTTATTCCGTTAGCTGAGGATACTGGTTTAATCATTCCAATTGGTAATTGGGTAATTGACACTGCATGTAAACAGATTCGCGATTGGTCAGAAAAAGGAACTGAGGAGTATAGGATAGCAATTAATATCTCACCAAAACAATTTCAACAACATAGTTTACTTAGTATAATTCAACAGTCCATAGAAAAACATTGTATTAAACCAAATTTATTAGAGATTGAAATTACTGAGGGGGCCATGCAGGATACAAAGGACACAGCTCCTATTCTATCTGGATTAAAAGAACTTGGAGTATCCATATCTGTTGATGATTTTGGTACGGGCTATTCATCATTGAATTATTTAAAGAAATTTCCAATTGATGTTTTGAAAATTGATCAATCATTTGTTAGAGATATATTATCTAACGAAAAAGATGCAGCAATCACAACAACGATCATACATCTAGGGAAAAGCTTAGGAATGGAAGTCATTGCTGAAGGTGTTGAAACGGAAGAGCAGGCAAAATTTTTAAGGACTGCTAACTGCTTTAAAGCACAAGGTTTTTTGTACTCGAAACCGCTACCAGCAAAGGAAATTGAAAAAAACTATATTAGATAA
- a CDS encoding YkyB family protein, giving the protein MERNDHPHYLRPTVENLSQAIFTVNRHAKTAPNPKFLYKLKQDALQKLIKEGKAKKVGLHFSSNPKFSQQQSDVLVECGDYLFHLPPSKADFEKLPHLGRLNEHVRNPKASLSLNQAKKLLMFYTGLKENQEQPEHKKRQYEKPVFKKLGESYF; this is encoded by the coding sequence TTGGAAAGGAACGATCATCCTCATTATCTACGCCCGACGGTTGAAAACCTCTCACAAGCAATCTTCACCGTTAATCGCCATGCAAAAACGGCGCCAAACCCAAAGTTTTTATATAAACTAAAGCAAGATGCTTTACAAAAACTGATTAAAGAAGGAAAAGCAAAAAAAGTGGGGCTTCACTTCTCAAGTAATCCGAAATTTAGTCAGCAGCAATCTGATGTTCTTGTTGAATGTGGGGACTATTTATTTCATTTACCACCTTCTAAAGCTGATTTCGAGAAATTGCCACATTTAGGAAGATTAAATGAACATGTTCGGAATCCAAAAGCCTCACTCTCCCTAAACCAAGCAAAAAAACTTTTAATGTTTTATACAGGATTAAAAGAAAACCAAGAACAACCTGAACATAAGAAACGCCAATATGAAAAACCCGTTTTTAAAAAGCTGGGAGAAAGCTATTTTTAA
- a CDS encoding chemotaxis protein, which yields MEQKRGILLESGTNELEIVEFGIGKNKFGINVIKVKEIINPVQIIQVPHAHKNVEGIIELRGEVLPVVNVATALGFPPSENPHLDKFIVAEFNKQKIVFHVHSVTQIHRISWDQIEKPSEMYQGPESQIIGVIKLHGEMILLLDFEKIVVEINPETGINVQQVQKLGKRERSNKRLVVAEDSPLLRKLLHDTLKEAGFQSVEFFENGRDALHYLENIVQSGKTIEQEVQLIITDIEMPQMDGHHLTKRIKNNSELSKIPVIIFSSLITDDLRHKGQMVGADAQVSKPEIAELVLLIDKIAL from the coding sequence GTGGAACAAAAAAGAGGGATATTATTAGAAAGTGGTACAAATGAATTAGAAATTGTTGAATTTGGAATTGGGAAGAATAAGTTTGGGATTAATGTTATTAAGGTAAAGGAAATTATCAACCCTGTCCAAATTATTCAAGTACCGCATGCACATAAAAATGTCGAAGGAATTATTGAACTGCGAGGAGAAGTATTGCCAGTTGTTAATGTAGCAACAGCACTTGGTTTCCCTCCATCAGAAAATCCTCATTTGGACAAATTTATTGTAGCTGAGTTTAATAAGCAGAAAATTGTTTTTCATGTACATAGTGTAACACAAATACATCGAATTTCATGGGATCAGATTGAAAAGCCATCAGAGATGTACCAAGGACCCGAAAGTCAAATCATCGGTGTGATAAAGCTTCATGGAGAAATGATTTTATTATTGGATTTTGAAAAGATTGTTGTAGAGATAAATCCGGAAACAGGAATAAATGTTCAACAGGTTCAGAAGCTGGGAAAACGTGAACGCTCAAATAAACGACTTGTCGTGGCAGAAGACTCACCATTATTACGAAAATTATTACATGATACATTAAAGGAAGCGGGCTTTCAAAGTGTTGAGTTTTTCGAAAATGGCCGAGATGCATTACATTATTTGGAGAATATCGTTCAGTCAGGCAAGACAATTGAGCAAGAGGTGCAGCTAATTATTACTGATATCGAGATGCCACAAATGGATGGTCATCACTTAACGAAAAGGATTAAGAATAATAGCGAATTATCAAAAATTCCTGTAATCATTTTCTCTTCCTTAATCACAGACGATCTTCGACATAAAGGACAAATGGTGGGGGCTGATGCCCAAGTAAGTAAACCAGAAATAGCAGAACTCGTATTATTAATCGATAAAATTGCTCTTTAA
- a CDS encoding CPBP family intramembrane glutamic endopeptidase — MKNLTTDFRLLIGLLLAHLLMFFTFQDKAVFWYIFSATMLILISYSILNEELEDRSSFMSYILYGILSGFILFGVFWIGYNLIELLNLPLINNISKLYGRLSPTLLWHYIVLMLIIIPGEEIFWRGFVQKRILKYINIPSGIILSSILYASVHFYSSQWILAFAAFVAGLFWGWLYAWKQSMPLIIVSHLIFDLLLFVFLPFS, encoded by the coding sequence TTGAAAAATTTAACAACCGATTTTCGCTTGTTAATCGGACTTTTACTCGCGCATTTACTTATGTTTTTCACTTTTCAGGATAAGGCTGTTTTTTGGTACATCTTTTCAGCTACCATGTTAATTTTAATTAGTTACTCCATACTTAATGAAGAATTGGAGGATAGATCCTCTTTTATGTCTTATATTTTGTATGGGATTCTCTCAGGATTTATACTATTTGGGGTATTTTGGATTGGTTACAATCTAATTGAATTGTTAAATCTCCCATTGATTAATAACATTTCAAAATTATATGGGCGCCTTTCACCAACTTTACTTTGGCACTACATTGTCCTTATGTTAATTATTATCCCTGGAGAAGAAATTTTTTGGCGTGGGTTTGTTCAAAAAAGAATCTTAAAATACATAAATATCCCTTCAGGAATCATTCTTTCGTCGATTTTATATGCATCAGTACATTTTTACTCGTCTCAATGGATTCTTGCTTTTGCTGCATTCGTTGCAGGCCTTTTCTGGGGATGGCTATATGCATGGAAACAAAGCATGCCACTAATCATCGTGTCTCATCTGATTTTTGATTTACTCCTATTTGTTTTCCTGCCCTTTAGTTAA
- a CDS encoding NAD(P)-dependent oxidoreductase has product MQLLENTVIGFIGTGVMGNSMAGHLLHAGYPLVIYSRTRTKAEDLIAKGAEWTNSPKEIAEKANVIITMVGYPADVEEVYLGENGVITNGRKNTYVIDMTTSTPTLAKKIHEEARKKEMFALDAPVSGGDIGAREAKLSIMVGGDEACFKEMLPILGLLGTNIVYQGKPGSGQHTKMCNQIAIASNMIGVCEAIVYAEKAGLNAETVLKSISSGAAGSWSLSNLAPRMINDNFEPGFYIKHFIKDMNIALQEAKDMGMETPGLALAQKMYTDLAETGEENSGTQALYKYWEK; this is encoded by the coding sequence TTGCAATTACTTGAAAATACGGTCATTGGTTTTATTGGTACGGGAGTGATGGGGAATAGTATGGCCGGACATCTCCTTCATGCTGGGTATCCATTAGTTATCTATTCTCGAACAAGAACAAAAGCGGAAGATTTAATTGCCAAAGGAGCAGAGTGGACGAATTCTCCAAAGGAAATTGCCGAAAAGGCAAATGTTATTATTACAATGGTAGGTTATCCTGCTGATGTTGAAGAGGTCTATTTAGGCGAGAATGGGGTCATTACAAATGGTAGAAAAAATACTTATGTCATTGATATGACTACGTCAACTCCAACTCTTGCAAAAAAAATTCACGAGGAAGCAAGAAAAAAAGAAATGTTTGCTCTAGATGCTCCAGTTTCAGGTGGGGATATTGGAGCAAGAGAGGCGAAGCTCTCTATCATGGTTGGGGGAGATGAAGCATGCTTCAAAGAAATGTTGCCAATATTAGGTCTACTTGGAACGAATATTGTTTATCAGGGTAAACCAGGGTCTGGTCAGCACACAAAAATGTGTAATCAAATTGCAATCGCCAGTAATATGATTGGTGTTTGCGAGGCGATTGTATATGCTGAAAAAGCTGGACTAAACGCAGAAACTGTACTCAAGAGTATTTCATCAGGTGCTGCTGGCAGTTGGTCTTTATCCAATTTGGCACCAAGGATGATAAACGATAATTTTGAGCCTGGATTTTACATAAAGCATTTTATTAAAGATATGAATATTGCCCTGCAAGAGGCGAAAGATATGGGGATGGAAACTCCGGGGTTAGCTCTTGCCCAAAAAATGTATACAGACCTTGCTGAAACAGGCGAAGAAAATAGCGGTACACAAGCGCTATATAAATATTGGGAAAAATAA
- a CDS encoding DUF6254 family protein yields the protein MTKSKREKERAWSVRKQDQNPHGKVKSLKELSQEKE from the coding sequence GTGACAAAATCAAAACGAGAAAAAGAGCGTGCATGGTCGGTAAGAAAGCAGGATCAGAACCCACATGGAAAAGTAAAATCATTAAAAGAGCTTTCTCAAGAAAAAGAATAA
- a CDS encoding YkvS family protein: MKRAEVGNVIEFRDGLKGIVEKVNENSVIVDLSYMGNYRDLDLEQRTVVNHKNYKVIKESVL; this comes from the coding sequence TTGAAAAGGGCAGAAGTAGGAAATGTAATTGAATTTCGCGATGGATTAAAAGGTATTGTCGAAAAAGTAAACGAAAACTCTGTTATCGTCGATCTATCCTATATGGGTAATTATCGTGATCTAGATTTAGAACAAAGGACCGTTGTTAATCATAAAAACTATAAAGTTATTAAAGAATCAGTATTGTAA
- a CDS encoding metallophosphoesterase — protein sequence MAKKVTRRSFLKRVFGSLFTVAGVGAGGYYYAGHIEPMLLDINHHTIVKKSIPKSFNDFKIVQFSDTHLGFQYDRQQLIELIEKINKLKPDIIFFTGDLMDAPNKYQEGNQLIPLLKKLYAPFGKFAIYGNHDHGGYGSNIYKSIMEQAEFKLLQNSNQKITLLDGSAIYIIGIDDAMLGKPDLMTALNGVPEDSFKILLSHAPDLADEAKEFNIQLQLSGHSHGGQVKIPFIGALVKPPFAEIYHEGFYEIGDTPLTLYVNRGIGTTRLPFRFLSKPELTVFTLLSE from the coding sequence ATGGCAAAAAAAGTGACTAGAAGATCCTTTTTAAAAAGAGTATTCGGCTCGCTTTTTACAGTGGCTGGGGTAGGAGCTGGAGGCTATTATTATGCTGGTCACATTGAGCCGATGCTTTTAGATATAAACCATCATACAATAGTTAAGAAATCAATCCCCAAAAGCTTTAATGACTTCAAAATCGTTCAGTTCAGTGATACGCATTTAGGCTTCCAGTATGATAGACAGCAATTAATTGAGCTTATCGAAAAAATAAATAAATTAAAGCCTGATATTATTTTCTTTACTGGTGATTTAATGGATGCACCAAATAAGTATCAAGAAGGAAATCAATTAATTCCTTTGCTCAAAAAACTTTATGCACCTTTCGGTAAATTTGCTATTTATGGAAATCACGATCATGGAGGATATGGATCAAATATTTATAAATCGATTATGGAACAAGCAGAGTTCAAGCTGCTGCAAAATAGCAATCAGAAAATTACACTACTAGATGGAAGTGCTATTTATATAATTGGAATTGACGACGCAATGCTTGGTAAACCTGATCTCATGACTGCATTAAATGGAGTTCCAGAAGATTCTTTCAAAATTCTCTTATCTCATGCCCCTGATTTAGCTGACGAGGCGAAAGAATTCAATATTCAGTTACAGTTAAGCGGCCATAGCCATGGAGGACAAGTAAAGATTCCATTTATCGGTGCTCTCGTTAAACCTCCATTTGCAGAAATATATCATGAAGGCTTTTACGAAATTGGAGATACACCACTGACTCTATATGTCAACAGAGGTATTGGCACCACGCGTTTGCCCTTTAGATTTCTATCTAAGCCTGAGCTAACTGTTTTTACACTATTGTCTGAATAG